From Actinopolymorpha cephalotaxi, one genomic window encodes:
- a CDS encoding SRPBCC family protein, translating into MSSEVTRSIAAPADQVWDVLADGWTYAAWLVGASHIRAVDAGWPAPDTKIHHSVGSWPLVIQDDTKVLSCEPGQFLELEARVYPAGAAHVRFHLTSLGPARTELRMTEELHRGPAQHLPKVAQSLLLTPRNKESLARLASYVEGRVRTGRQPTP; encoded by the coding sequence ATGAGCAGCGAGGTCACGCGGTCGATCGCCGCACCGGCCGACCAGGTGTGGGACGTGCTTGCCGACGGGTGGACGTACGCCGCCTGGCTGGTGGGCGCCTCCCACATCCGGGCCGTCGACGCCGGCTGGCCCGCGCCGGACACGAAGATCCACCACAGCGTCGGGTCCTGGCCGCTGGTCATCCAGGACGACACCAAGGTGCTGAGCTGCGAGCCCGGACAGTTCCTGGAGCTGGAGGCCCGCGTCTACCCCGCGGGCGCCGCGCACGTGCGGTTCCACCTCACCTCGCTCGGCCCGGCCCGCACCGAGCTCCGGATGACCGAGGAGCTCCACCGCGGACCCGCGCAGCACCTGCCCAAGGTCGCGCAGAGCCTGCTCCTCACCCCGCGCAACAAGGAGTCACTGGCCCGGCTGGCCTCCTACGTCGAGGGCCGGGTCCGCACGGGCCGTCAGCCCACGCCGTAG
- a CDS encoding response regulator transcription factor yields MGRVVLADDDLLLREGMASLLGRQGFEVVGQAGDATDLLTMVRETLPDLVVVDIRMPPTHTNEGLEAARTIREEFPQIGILVLSAYVEVEHATELLATGQSIGYLLKTRVTDVGEFTETLRRIVKGGSVVDPTLVHELVSARRRDDPLDVLSSREREVLALMAEGRSNAGIARHLWVTEGTVEKHVQHILTKLRLPETGDDHRRVLAVLTFLEGSGSQGGS; encoded by the coding sequence ATGGGCCGGGTGGTGCTCGCCGACGACGACCTGTTGCTGCGCGAGGGAATGGCGAGCCTGCTGGGCCGCCAGGGCTTCGAGGTCGTCGGCCAGGCCGGTGATGCTACTGACCTACTCACGATGGTTCGCGAAACTCTTCCTGATCTGGTGGTGGTCGACATCCGGATGCCGCCCACCCACACCAACGAGGGGCTGGAGGCTGCCCGGACGATCCGCGAGGAGTTTCCGCAGATCGGGATTCTGGTGCTCTCAGCATATGTCGAGGTGGAGCACGCGACGGAACTCCTCGCCACCGGGCAAAGCATCGGCTACCTGCTGAAAACCCGGGTCACCGACGTCGGCGAGTTCACCGAGACCCTGCGGCGAATCGTCAAGGGGGGTTCGGTTGTCGACCCCACCCTCGTGCACGAACTCGTCTCCGCCCGCCGCCGGGACGACCCGCTGGACGTCCTCAGCAGTCGCGAACGCGAGGTTCTCGCCCTGATGGCCGAAGGGCGTTCGAACGCCGGGATCGCCCGGCATCTGTGGGTCACCGAGGGAACGGTGGAAAAGCACGTCCAGCACATTCTGACGAAGCTGCGTCTCCCGGAGACCGGCGACGACCACCGCCGGGTGCTGGCGGTGCTGACGTTCCTCGAGGGCTCGGGTTCGCAGGGCGGGTCGTAG
- a CDS encoding alpha-amylase family glycosyl hydrolase, with amino-acid sequence MPALETSALRPITSFRSSTFDSTYSSIDSSSVASLGAEWWRRAVVYQVYVRSFCDGDGDGVGDLAGVVGKLPYLAGLGVDGLWLNPFYASPGHDHGYDVADHCAVDPAYGSLEGFDELVATAHGHGIRVILDVVPNHASIAHPWFAAALAAGPGSPQRGRFHFADGQGPDGNEPPNNWRSIFGGPAWTRISEPDGTPGQWYLHTFAAEQPDWNWTHADVPALFERVLSFWLDRGVDGFRVDVAQGLHKLAGLPDHPDAWADEATGDPVNPNAWNQPAVHQVWRSWRRLVEDYTARDGRDRLLIGEVGLTDPAAVADYTRPGELHHTFCFPFAHATFDADTYRHVITTALAHHPDGVAWVANNHDLPRAVTRHTPTPRDRDGDGDGDGEELPAGADPAQIGLARARAAAALMLALPGAVYLYQGEELGLPDVADLPVTVLKDPMYHRSGGTRPGRDGCRVPLPWTTSPDHHHGFSPPATTTPAWLPQPPTWADLAADTQHHTTTSTLNLYRQALALRRTIPDLATTTLTLHTDTPPGLLALSRGTHLTTYTNTTHHPIPTPHPHPGQPILTTHPTPHPTDTIPPNTTVWYHHDTPADAASTADDAVTEAI; translated from the coding sequence GTGCCCGCGCTGGAGACCTCGGCGCTGCGGCCGATCACCTCGTTCCGCTCCTCCACGTTCGACTCCACCTACTCCTCCATCGACTCCTCGTCGGTGGCGTCCCTGGGCGCGGAGTGGTGGCGGCGGGCGGTTGTGTATCAGGTGTATGTGCGGAGTTTTTGTGATGGTGATGGTGATGGGGTGGGGGATCTGGCGGGTGTGGTGGGGAAGTTGCCGTATCTGGCGGGTCTGGGTGTGGACGGGTTGTGGCTGAACCCGTTCTACGCCTCTCCGGGGCATGACCACGGCTATGACGTGGCCGACCACTGCGCGGTCGACCCGGCGTACGGGTCGTTGGAGGGGTTCGACGAGCTCGTCGCCACCGCGCACGGGCACGGGATCCGGGTGATCCTGGACGTGGTGCCCAACCACGCCTCGATCGCCCACCCCTGGTTTGCTGCCGCCCTCGCCGCCGGGCCGGGCAGCCCGCAGCGGGGCCGGTTCCACTTCGCCGACGGCCAAGGACCCGACGGGAACGAGCCGCCGAACAACTGGCGGTCCATCTTCGGCGGCCCGGCCTGGACCCGGATCAGCGAACCCGACGGCACACCGGGGCAGTGGTACCTGCACACCTTCGCCGCCGAACAACCCGACTGGAACTGGACCCACGCGGATGTTCCGGCGCTGTTCGAGCGGGTGCTGTCGTTCTGGCTGGACCGCGGCGTCGACGGATTCCGCGTCGACGTCGCCCAGGGCCTGCACAAGTTGGCCGGCCTGCCCGACCACCCCGACGCCTGGGCTGACGAGGCCACCGGGGACCCGGTCAACCCGAACGCGTGGAACCAGCCGGCCGTGCACCAGGTGTGGCGTTCGTGGCGCAGGCTCGTGGAGGACTACACCGCCCGTGACGGGCGGGACCGGCTGCTGATCGGAGAGGTCGGGCTGACCGACCCCGCCGCCGTCGCCGACTACACCCGCCCCGGCGAACTCCACCACACCTTCTGCTTCCCCTTCGCCCACGCCACCTTCGACGCCGACACCTACCGCCACGTCATCACCACCGCACTCGCCCACCACCCCGACGGCGTGGCCTGGGTCGCGAACAACCACGACCTCCCCCGCGCCGTCACCCGCCACACCCCCACCCCCAGGGACCGCGACGGCGACGGCGACGGCGACGGTGAGGAGTTGCCGGCCGGTGCGGACCCCGCCCAGATCGGGCTCGCCCGGGCACGGGCCGCCGCCGCGCTCATGCTCGCGCTGCCCGGCGCGGTCTACCTCTACCAAGGCGAAGAACTCGGACTGCCCGACGTCGCCGACCTACCGGTCACCGTCCTCAAAGACCCCATGTACCACCGCTCCGGCGGGACCCGGCCCGGCCGCGACGGCTGCCGCGTCCCCCTGCCCTGGACCACCAGCCCCGACCACCACCACGGCTTCTCCCCACCCGCCACCACCACCCCCGCCTGGCTACCCCAACCCCCCACCTGGGCCGACCTCGCCGCCGACACCCAACACCACACCACCACCTCCACCCTCAACCTCTACCGCCAAGCACTCGCCCTACGCCGCACCATCCCCGACCTCGCCACCACCACCCTCACCCTCCACACCGACACCCCACCCGGGCTCCTCGCCCTGTCCCGCGGCACCCACCTCACCACCTACACCAACACCACCCACCACCCCATCCCCACACCACACCCCCACCCCGGCCAACCCATCCTCACCACCCACCCCACCCCCCACCCCACCGACACCATCCCCCCCAACACCACCGTCTGGTACCACCACGACACCCCCGCCGACGCCGCCTCCACCGCCGACGACGCGGTCACCGAAGCGATCTGA
- a CDS encoding CHASE3 domain-containing protein — protein sequence MAHLRRGLTGRLVAASCVLAVLLGSVFAVLLLAVSDQRDAAALSRRSQQVLTTANRMQALVLDVETGERGYLLTGDPRFLQPWSAARAQIPPVGVRLTDLIINPARERMAHQIIHSTRSYVRDYSVPLVALATRDPKAARSLSHTLEGKRRVDVIRAQIDRLSASARAATVARQERAAAAARRAEVASVVGMAGSVLLVALLAAYLTRSIVRPVRRAATMAGELAAGDLSARLPETGAGEIRTLEHSFNTMGESLERNRDELAKLVEEQTALRRLSTLVARAVPPATTFATVTEEIGELFEADGTAMVRYEADGTATAVALWGQRDSSLPEVGSRAELGERTVPAQVRRTGRHARLDSYAGSRDKDRGPRELGVRSAVAAPIEVQGRLWGALTAFSTKERPLPRDAEARFADFTEVVALAIANAQARSELAASRARVVAATDRARRRIERDLHDGAQQRLVSLLLDLRGIEADIPDDQVRADVAEVATGLTDAVEELREMARGIHPAILSEAGLGPALKALARRSAVPVELGLGVKTRLPQPIEVAAYYVVAEALTNAAKHAQASHVEVTTSERDGRVCVDVEDDGVGGASFGDGSGLVGLTDRVEALGGVLKVTSPTGRGTRIHAELPVGSGQATS from the coding sequence ATGGCGCACCTGCGGCGAGGGCTGACCGGCCGGCTGGTGGCCGCGAGCTGTGTGCTCGCGGTGCTGCTCGGCTCGGTGTTCGCCGTTCTGCTGCTGGCGGTTTCGGACCAGCGCGACGCGGCCGCGCTGTCGCGGCGTTCCCAGCAGGTCCTGACCACGGCGAACCGCATGCAGGCGCTCGTCCTGGACGTGGAGACCGGCGAACGCGGCTACCTCCTCACCGGCGACCCGCGTTTCCTGCAACCGTGGAGCGCGGCCCGGGCACAGATCCCGCCGGTGGGCGTGCGGTTGACCGACCTCATCATCAACCCGGCCCGGGAGCGGATGGCCCACCAGATCATCCACTCGACCCGGTCGTACGTACGTGACTACTCGGTGCCCCTGGTCGCGCTCGCCACCCGTGACCCGAAGGCCGCCCGCAGCCTGTCCCACACGCTGGAGGGCAAACGGCGGGTCGACGTGATCCGTGCCCAGATCGACCGGTTGTCCGCCTCCGCCCGTGCGGCCACCGTTGCCCGGCAGGAGCGGGCCGCCGCGGCCGCTCGCCGGGCGGAGGTCGCGTCCGTCGTCGGAATGGCCGGCTCCGTGCTGCTGGTCGCGCTCCTCGCGGCGTACCTCACCAGGTCGATCGTCCGTCCGGTGCGGCGGGCCGCGACGATGGCGGGCGAGCTCGCCGCAGGCGACCTGAGCGCCCGGCTGCCCGAGACGGGAGCAGGGGAGATCCGCACCCTGGAACACTCGTTCAACACGATGGGCGAGTCGCTGGAACGCAACCGGGACGAGCTGGCCAAGCTGGTGGAGGAGCAGACGGCCTTGCGCCGGCTGTCCACCCTCGTGGCCCGCGCCGTCCCGCCGGCCACCACGTTCGCCACCGTGACCGAGGAGATCGGGGAGCTGTTCGAGGCCGACGGCACCGCGATGGTGCGGTACGAGGCGGACGGCACCGCGACCGCGGTCGCGCTGTGGGGACAGCGGGACTCCTCCCTGCCCGAGGTCGGTTCGCGAGCGGAACTGGGGGAGCGGACCGTCCCGGCGCAGGTACGCCGCACCGGCCGCCATGCCCGGCTGGACAGCTACGCGGGCTCGCGGGACAAGGACCGCGGGCCGCGTGAGCTCGGGGTGCGTTCGGCGGTGGCCGCGCCGATCGAGGTGCAGGGCAGGCTGTGGGGAGCGCTGACCGCGTTCTCCACCAAGGAAAGGCCACTGCCCAGGGACGCCGAGGCGCGCTTCGCCGACTTCACCGAGGTCGTCGCCCTCGCGATCGCCAACGCACAGGCGCGGTCTGAGCTCGCGGCGTCCAGAGCACGCGTGGTCGCGGCCACCGACCGAGCACGCCGGCGGATCGAACGCGACCTGCACGACGGCGCCCAGCAGCGCCTGGTGTCGTTGTTGTTGGACCTGCGCGGCATCGAGGCGGACATCCCCGACGACCAGGTGCGGGCAGATGTGGCCGAGGTGGCCACCGGGCTCACCGACGCCGTCGAGGAGCTCCGCGAGATGGCCCGCGGCATCCACCCGGCGATCCTGTCCGAGGCCGGCCTGGGGCCCGCGCTGAAGGCGCTGGCCAGAAGGTCCGCCGTTCCGGTCGAGCTCGGGCTCGGTGTCAAGACGAGGTTGCCTCAGCCGATCGAGGTCGCGGCGTACTACGTCGTCGCCGAGGCGCTGACGAACGCCGCGAAGCACGCGCAGGCCTCGCACGTGGAGGTCACCACGTCCGAACGCGACGGCCGGGTGTGCGTCGACGTGGAAGACGACGGGGTCGGCGGCGCGAGCTTCGGCGACGGCTCCGGCCTGGTCGGTCTCACCGACCGGGTCGAGGCGCTCGGCGGCGTGCTCAAGGTGACCAGCCCGACGGGCAGGGGAACCCGGATCCACGCCGAGCTCCCGGTGGGATCCGGCCAGGCCACGTCCTGA
- a CDS encoding pyridoxamine 5'-phosphate oxidase family protein, translating to MTHIQQAVELSQAECLHLLNETYVGRVVHTHNALPEVEPVSYVMVGTAALVRTAPGSPLANTLDQMIVAFEVDSVSSDLRDGWTVTGVGSADLVTDPQQYLTGRSLPPAWTHGDETSAFVRIRLQLVHGRRLSTRPAPVPAGADGVDSAPAAWLWTELA from the coding sequence ATGACGCACATCCAGCAAGCGGTCGAACTCTCCCAGGCCGAATGCCTGCACCTGCTGAACGAGACGTACGTGGGCCGGGTCGTCCACACCCACAACGCGTTGCCGGAGGTCGAGCCGGTGTCTTACGTGATGGTGGGCACGGCCGCCCTGGTGCGCACGGCACCGGGCTCCCCGCTGGCGAACACCCTCGACCAGATGATCGTGGCGTTCGAGGTGGACAGCGTGAGTTCGGACCTGCGTGACGGCTGGACCGTGACCGGAGTGGGCTCGGCCGACCTGGTGACCGACCCGCAGCAGTACCTCACCGGCCGCTCGCTGCCCCCGGCATGGACGCACGGCGACGAGACGTCGGCGTTCGTCCGGATCCGACTGCAGCTGGTCCACGGCCGCCGTCTCAGCACACGACCGGCACCCGTGCCGGCAGGTGCGGACGGGGTGGACTCCGCCCCGGCGGCCTGGCTGTGGACCGAACTGGCGTAG
- a CDS encoding response regulator transcription factor: protein MRCLLIDDSPRYLRAARALLEREGVAVVGMAQTGEEALARVAELRPDVTLVDINLSGESGFDLARRLTSGQHHDGRPQVILISSHSADDFEDLIESSPAAGFLDKSNLSAAAIASLVGAD, encoded by the coding sequence ATGCGCTGCCTCCTCATCGACGACAGCCCGCGTTACCTGCGGGCCGCGCGTGCCCTCCTCGAACGCGAGGGCGTCGCCGTCGTCGGCATGGCCCAGACCGGTGAGGAGGCGCTCGCCCGGGTGGCCGAACTCCGTCCGGACGTGACCCTGGTGGACATCAACCTGAGCGGGGAGAGTGGCTTCGACCTGGCTCGTCGGCTGACGTCGGGCCAACACCACGACGGCCGCCCCCAGGTGATCCTGATCTCCAGCCACAGCGCGGACGACTTCGAGGACCTGATCGAGTCCAGTCCGGCCGCGGGTTTCCTGGACAAGTCGAACCTCAGCGCGGCGGCGATCGCCTCCCTGGTCGGAGCGGACTGA